A genomic window from Streptomyces sp. HUAS YS2 includes:
- a CDS encoding NACHT domain-containing protein: MIQSTRRSAEDDLNQAVHRLRGNVQASLETEIARRRLKQPDPIQVGWSLTERQVQSRKAAREAADLPQSGNLADIPALLRELPDHQLVVLGPPGAGKSVLSLLLAWDFLQSTRPSDPVPVLLPLSSWRPTIRLLTWITRRITTFCPDLADEREFGKDVTKRLISERRIMLILDGLDELPEALHALAVEAIDAAIAEGLWLLVTCRASEYESITRTGTHLTRAIAVELEAVTPDQAITYLRDSTVTRDSRWGPVHDHLEKNPDSALTKALSSPLMLYLALTVCRRIENDPRDLLKPDRFPTPAAIESHLLDSYLHTVYAEPTISKRQVDSARRYLTTIAQQMWRDGTFDFAWWQINARVTGPLAGTAFGLVWGWLFFALYGPLVGISCGLAAGTAGWLAHTAVREELRQVHIAEDAHHDPKSTLPQYAGIGLLAGLISAGGTTTAVGLLLIGMLDAGSAQAWRHGLLAGGSAGLATLLGSTWGSYQVSRTWFSLTRRLPWPLLKFLDNARSLGVLRQNGAVYQFNHARIQTQLTDEHHRTPRSVRRPWTSGSHWKILLPLAPSGAQIGLAMFGLLLVNGFFTQINQVPLSYSSWAEPELYIISPCDANTPAACTPSFRLQWELPQSSRWKTALTVGNKEKLAIVDLDGSASANGCPGSSVEVRLALGKLALARFVVKNDTPGPESVAGKVSLPRAINLNDRQVEITLRRLDDKTCDLSFSWVNARVVKDRLSPAARQRLGIAEPSDT, encoded by the coding sequence ATGATCCAAAGCACGCGCCGCTCGGCAGAGGACGATCTGAACCAGGCCGTCCATAGACTTCGGGGGAATGTACAGGCCAGCCTTGAGACAGAGATCGCACGGCGGAGACTCAAGCAGCCTGATCCAATTCAGGTCGGCTGGTCGCTTACCGAACGCCAGGTCCAGTCACGCAAGGCGGCACGAGAGGCCGCGGATCTGCCCCAGAGTGGCAATCTCGCCGATATACCTGCCCTTCTCCGTGAGCTGCCGGATCACCAACTAGTGGTGCTGGGCCCACCCGGTGCAGGCAAGAGCGTCCTCTCCCTGTTGCTGGCCTGGGACTTTCTCCAATCAACGCGTCCTAGCGATCCCGTACCAGTTCTGCTGCCGCTGTCATCCTGGCGGCCTACGATCAGGCTACTCACTTGGATCACGCGCCGTATCACAACGTTCTGCCCAGACCTTGCGGATGAGCGAGAGTTCGGCAAGGACGTCACAAAGAGGCTCATCAGCGAGCGCAGGATCATGCTGATACTGGACGGCTTGGATGAGTTGCCAGAGGCTCTGCATGCTTTGGCCGTTGAAGCCATCGATGCAGCCATCGCCGAGGGTCTCTGGTTGCTGGTGACTTGCCGCGCATCGGAGTACGAGAGCATCACACGTACTGGGACCCACCTCACCAGAGCCATCGCTGTGGAGCTTGAAGCCGTCACACCTGACCAGGCGATTACCTACCTGAGAGATTCGACGGTTACCAGAGACAGCCGTTGGGGCCCTGTCCACGACCACTTGGAGAAGAATCCGGATTCTGCCTTGACGAAGGCGCTGTCTTCTCCCTTGATGCTGTACTTGGCGCTGACTGTCTGCCGGCGAATCGAGAACGACCCTCGCGACCTGCTGAAACCGGATCGCTTCCCCACTCCTGCGGCAATTGAGTCACACCTGCTAGACAGCTACCTTCACACCGTGTACGCCGAGCCGACCATCAGTAAACGCCAGGTCGATTCTGCACGGCGCTATCTAACTACCATCGCACAACAGATGTGGCGCGACGGAACATTCGACTTCGCGTGGTGGCAAATTAACGCCAGAGTTACCGGACCGCTGGCGGGAACCGCCTTCGGATTGGTCTGGGGTTGGCTGTTCTTTGCACTGTACGGACCGCTCGTCGGCATTTCCTGCGGCCTCGCTGCTGGGACTGCAGGGTGGTTGGCACACACCGCCGTGAGAGAGGAACTCCGACAGGTTCACATCGCAGAGGATGCCCACCACGATCCGAAAAGCACCCTTCCCCAATACGCAGGCATCGGCCTGCTCGCCGGCCTCATCTCCGCCGGTGGCACAACTACAGCCGTAGGTCTTCTACTGATAGGAATGCTGGATGCAGGATCAGCACAGGCCTGGCGCCACGGGCTTCTCGCCGGAGGATCCGCAGGACTCGCCACGCTACTTGGGTCGACATGGGGTTCATACCAAGTATCGCGCACCTGGTTCTCGTTGACACGTCGGCTACCGTGGCCGCTGCTGAAATTCCTCGATAACGCCCGTTCCCTTGGGGTGTTACGCCAGAACGGAGCCGTCTACCAGTTCAACCATGCCCGAATCCAGACCCAACTGACTGACGAACACCACCGAACCCCTCGCTCGGTGCGCCGCCCGTGGACCAGTGGCAGCCATTGGAAGATCCTACTGCCCTTGGCACCCAGCGGCGCTCAGATCGGACTCGCGATGTTCGGGCTCTTATTGGTCAACGGATTCTTTACACAGATCAATCAAGTCCCACTGTCCTACAGTTCCTGGGCCGAGCCAGAGCTCTATATCATCTCGCCGTGTGACGCAAACACGCCCGCCGCGTGCACGCCCAGCTTTAGACTGCAATGGGAGCTGCCGCAGAGTTCCCGCTGGAAGACGGCTCTCACTGTTGGGAACAAAGAGAAACTCGCCATAGTCGACTTGGATGGCTCTGCGAGCGCCAACGGATGTCCGGGTTCCTCCGTTGAAGTGAGGCTAGCGCTGGGAAAGCTCGCACTAGCCCGGTTCGTCGTCAAAAACGACACGCCCGGCCCGGAATCCGTGGCTGGAAAGGTGTCGCTGCCCCGAGCCATCAACCTCAATGACCGACAGGTCGAGATCACCCTGCGCAGGTTGGACGACAAGACTTGCGATCTTTCCTTCAGCTGGGTGAATGCCAGAGTTGTCAAGGATCGCTTGTCACCCGCCGCAAGGCAGCGGCTCGGCATCGCAGAGCCGTCGGACACGTAG
- a CDS encoding dicarboxylate/amino acid:cation symporter: protein MCPLSASKRIPKFPFWAQIVAGLAIGVLLGWLARSQDINWLKETLTQVGGIFVQLLKLAVAPLVFFAILVSITNLRKVNNAARLAAQTLIWFMITSLVAVAIGLTIGLITNPGAGTGLTPKDGKLPEHQGSWIDFLTGIIPTDVITPFTELNVLQIVFMAAVAGIAALQLGEKAQPILTLSESVLELLQKALWWVIRLAPIGTAGLIGKAIVTYGWDLVGKYATLTADIYIGCALVLFGVYPLLLATVAKVNPIQFFKGAWPAIQLAFVSRSSVGTMPVTQRVTERLGVPKEYASFAVPFGATTKMDGCAAIYPALAAIFIAQIFDVQLGIKEYLLIVFVSVIGSAATAGLTGATVMLTLTLSALGLPLEGVGLLMAIDPILDMVRTATNVAGQVVTPVLVSAREGILDQDKYNSASASPIDEAKPADVEREVAVPVAA, encoded by the coding sequence GTGTGTCCGTTGTCCGCGTCCAAGCGCATACCCAAGTTCCCGTTCTGGGCCCAGATCGTGGCCGGTCTGGCCATCGGCGTCCTGCTCGGCTGGCTCGCCCGAAGCCAGGACATCAACTGGCTGAAGGAGACCCTGACCCAGGTCGGCGGCATCTTCGTCCAGCTCCTGAAGCTCGCCGTCGCGCCGCTCGTCTTCTTCGCGATCCTGGTCTCGATCACCAACCTGCGGAAGGTCAACAACGCGGCCCGGCTGGCCGCGCAGACCCTCATCTGGTTCATGATCACCTCGCTGGTCGCGGTCGCCATCGGCCTCACCATCGGCCTGATCACGAACCCGGGCGCCGGCACCGGCCTCACGCCGAAGGACGGCAAGCTCCCCGAGCACCAGGGCAGCTGGATCGACTTCCTGACCGGCATCATCCCGACGGACGTCATCACGCCGTTCACCGAGCTGAACGTCCTGCAGATCGTCTTCATGGCAGCCGTCGCCGGCATCGCCGCCCTCCAGCTCGGCGAGAAGGCCCAGCCGATCCTCACGCTCTCCGAGTCGGTCCTGGAGCTGCTGCAGAAGGCCCTGTGGTGGGTCATCCGCCTCGCCCCGATCGGCACGGCCGGCCTCATCGGCAAGGCGATCGTGACGTACGGCTGGGACCTCGTCGGCAAGTACGCGACGCTCACCGCCGACATCTACATCGGTTGCGCGCTGGTCCTGTTCGGCGTCTACCCGCTGCTGCTCGCGACGGTCGCCAAGGTCAACCCGATCCAGTTCTTCAAGGGCGCCTGGCCCGCCATCCAGCTGGCCTTCGTCTCCCGCTCCTCCGTCGGCACGATGCCGGTCACGCAGCGGGTCACCGAGCGCCTCGGCGTCCCGAAGGAGTACGCGTCCTTCGCGGTGCCGTTCGGCGCGACCACCAAGATGGACGGCTGCGCCGCGATCTACCCGGCGCTCGCCGCGATCTTCATCGCGCAGATCTTCGACGTGCAGCTGGGCATCAAGGAGTACCTGCTCATCGTCTTCGTCTCGGTCATCGGCTCGGCAGCCACCGCCGGCCTGACCGGCGCGACGGTCATGCTGACCCTGACCCTCTCGGCCCTGGGCCTCCCCCTGGAGGGCGTCGGCCTCCTGATGGCCATCGACCCGATCCTGGACATGGTCAGGACGGCCACGAACGTGGCCGGTCAAGTTGTAACTCCTGTGCTCGTGTCGGCCCGGGAGGGCATCCTCGACCAGGACAAGTACAACTCGGCTTCGGCCTCCCCGATCGACGAGGCGAAGCCGGCCGACGTCGAGCGTGAGGTTGCGGTGCCTGTCGCTGCGTAA
- a CDS encoding DUF4229 domain-containing protein gives MSANGTGAATLRYTLMRLGVFVGCFFALWGLVYVGVLPRGLGDSNLLWVVLLAIVISAPLSFVLLRRQRDAMSEQIVAKVDEAKGRLEAARSQEDAAA, from the coding sequence GTGTCCGCCAACGGCACGGGTGCAGCCACCCTCAGGTACACCCTCATGCGGCTCGGCGTCTTCGTCGGCTGCTTCTTCGCCCTGTGGGGTCTCGTCTACGTGGGTGTGCTGCCGCGCGGCCTCGGTGACTCGAACCTGCTCTGGGTCGTGCTGCTCGCCATCGTGATCTCCGCTCCGCTCAGCTTCGTCCTGCTGCGCCGGCAGCGCGACGCGATGTCCGAGCAGATCGTCGCGAAGGTCGACGAGGCGAAGGGCCGCCTGGAGGCCGCCCGTTCGCAGGAGGACGCGGCGGCATAA
- the mqnE gene encoding aminofutalosine synthase MqnE, with the protein MDAGLKRELEQKVRSGERLSREDGIALYESDDLAWLGGLAHEVRTRKNGDVVHFNVNRHLNMTNVCTASCAYCSFQRKPGEKDAYTMRIEEAVRLAKAMENENLTELHIVNGLHPNLPWRYYPRSLSELKKALPNVSLKAFTATEIHHFETISGMSASDILDELIEAGLESLTGGGAEIFDWEVRQHIVDHRTHWEDWSRIHRLAHEKGLKTPSTMLYGHIEEPRHRVDHVLRLRELQDETGGFQVFIPLRYQHDFVDMQDGKVRNKLQARTKMATGAEALKTFAVSRLLFDNVPHVKVFWVMHGVQTAQLALQHGADDMDGSVVEYKITHDADNYGTPNKLGREDLLELIRDAGFRPVERNTRYEIIREYPGPDADRRESPQPMRV; encoded by the coding sequence ATGGACGCGGGACTCAAGCGCGAGCTGGAGCAGAAGGTCCGTTCCGGAGAGCGGCTGAGCCGCGAGGACGGCATCGCTCTGTACGAGTCCGACGACCTGGCCTGGCTCGGCGGCCTGGCCCACGAGGTCCGGACCCGCAAGAACGGTGACGTCGTCCACTTCAACGTCAACCGCCACCTCAACATGACGAACGTGTGCACCGCGTCCTGCGCGTACTGCTCGTTCCAGCGCAAGCCGGGCGAGAAGGACGCGTACACGATGCGCATCGAGGAGGCCGTCCGCCTCGCCAAGGCGATGGAGAACGAGAACCTCACCGAGCTGCACATCGTCAACGGGCTTCACCCCAACCTGCCCTGGCGCTACTACCCGCGCTCGCTCTCCGAGCTGAAGAAGGCGCTCCCGAACGTCTCGCTCAAGGCGTTCACCGCCACCGAGATCCACCACTTCGAGACCATCTCGGGCATGTCGGCCTCGGACATCCTCGACGAGCTCATCGAGGCCGGCCTGGAGTCGCTGACCGGCGGCGGCGCGGAGATCTTCGACTGGGAGGTCCGCCAGCACATCGTGGACCACCGCACCCACTGGGAGGACTGGTCCCGGATCCACCGCCTGGCGCACGAGAAGGGTCTGAAGACCCCCTCCACGATGCTGTACGGCCACATCGAGGAGCCGCGCCACCGCGTGGACCACGTGCTGCGGCTGCGTGAACTCCAGGACGAGACCGGCGGCTTCCAGGTCTTCATCCCGCTGCGCTACCAGCACGACTTCGTCGACATGCAGGACGGCAAGGTCCGCAACAAGCTCCAGGCGCGCACGAAGATGGCGACCGGCGCGGAGGCCCTGAAGACCTTCGCGGTCTCCCGGCTGCTCTTCGACAACGTGCCGCACGTCAAGGTCTTCTGGGTCATGCACGGCGTCCAGACCGCCCAGCTGGCGCTCCAGCACGGCGCGGACGACATGGACGGCTCGGTCGTCGAGTACAAGATCACGCACGACGCGGACAACTACGGCACGCCGAACAAGCTGGGCCGCGAGGACCTGCTCGAGCTGATCCGGGACGCCGGCTTCCGTCCGGTGGAGCGCAACACCCGGTACGAGATCATCCGCGAGTACCCGGGCCCGGACGCCGACCGCCGCGAGTCGCCGCAGCCGATGCGCGTCTGA
- a CDS encoding Lrp/AsnC family transcriptional regulator: MDAVDRQLIQALRENGRASYAELGRLVGLSGPSVTDRINRLEAAGVITGYRATVDAASLGLGVTALIGISLSDAADHEDVARRLKDLAEIEDCWFIAGDDSYMLKVRVDDVDGLEKTIRRLSGTKGVSRTRTTIVLSTKWENRVGDLPEEG, translated from the coding sequence ATGGACGCCGTGGACAGGCAGCTCATCCAGGCCCTCCGGGAGAACGGCAGGGCCTCGTACGCCGAGCTCGGCCGCCTCGTCGGGCTCTCCGGCCCCTCCGTCACCGACCGCATCAACCGGCTGGAGGCGGCGGGCGTCATCACCGGCTACCGCGCCACCGTCGACGCCGCCTCCCTCGGCCTGGGCGTCACCGCGCTGATCGGCATCTCCCTCTCCGACGCCGCCGACCACGAGGACGTGGCCCGCAGGCTGAAGGACCTCGCCGAGATCGAGGACTGCTGGTTCATCGCAGGCGACGACTCGTACATGCTCAAGGTGCGGGTGGACGACGTCGACGGACTGGAGAAGACCATCCGCCGGCTCTCCGGCACCAAGGGCGTCTCCCGCACCCGTACGACGATCGTGCTCTCCACCAAGTGGGAGAACCGGGTCGGGGATCTGCCCGAGGAGGGCTGA
- a CDS encoding UbiX family flavin prenyltransferase, producing MEPVEKQQRRPWVVGVSGASGTPYAAAVLRGLLAAGESVDLVVSRASRLTLLDETGIAFRDAHWREDLAEWLARGADGKPGTFAPDIDDVRYWSAGDLAAGPSSGSYPVKGMLIVPASTASVAGVALGLSKDLLQRAASVMLKERRPLVVAVRETPLSGQTLKHLVALDEAGAVVLPASPAFYAGATHIQDLVDFVAGRVLDAAGVPHRLYRRWEGELGGAASRGD from the coding sequence GTGGAGCCGGTAGAGAAGCAGCAGCGTCGTCCCTGGGTGGTCGGGGTGTCCGGGGCGTCAGGAACCCCGTACGCGGCCGCCGTCCTGAGGGGGCTGCTCGCAGCGGGGGAGAGCGTCGATCTGGTCGTCTCGCGTGCGTCGCGGCTGACGCTGCTCGACGAGACGGGGATCGCGTTCCGGGACGCGCACTGGCGCGAGGACCTGGCGGAGTGGCTGGCGCGGGGCGCCGACGGGAAGCCGGGGACGTTCGCTCCCGACATCGACGACGTGCGGTACTGGAGCGCCGGGGATCTGGCGGCGGGGCCGAGCAGCGGATCGTACCCGGTGAAGGGGATGCTGATCGTTCCCGCGTCGACCGCATCGGTGGCGGGTGTGGCGCTGGGGCTTTCGAAGGACCTGCTGCAGCGGGCGGCGAGCGTGATGCTCAAGGAGCGGCGGCCGCTGGTGGTCGCGGTGCGGGAGACCCCGCTGAGCGGGCAGACGCTGAAGCATCTGGTGGCGCTGGACGAGGCGGGCGCAGTGGTGCTGCCCGCCTCTCCGGCGTTCTACGCGGGGGCGACGCACATCCAGGATCTGGTGGACTTCGTCGCCGGGCGGGTGCTCGACGCGGCAGGGGTGCCGCACCGGCTGTACCGCCGTTGGGAGGGAGAGCTCGGTGGAGCTGCCTCCCGGGGGGATTAG